Proteins from one Vicugna pacos unplaced genomic scaffold, VicPac4 scaffold_116, whole genome shotgun sequence genomic window:
- the LOC140694984 gene encoding uncharacterized protein, which translates to MYAHSDCNFSTLTQRGSLALLRMRSQCQVVRWLGAPYPSRGSGPKASQLRRPLLLVESGKGSVTAKRGSVSPLHVSASAPRSIHLWQLGQKKARKLFPLASTSVALESVEAERKSPALRFEGPPATARGAGVFRVAQQGNQVTEGTVLGILVVRDMGTPLNSEEGQRDSSWKQGFQGDTLPRTGGLCPEQTPGRQCGAVGSSSEKGAGEPGDHACKDHPHGMAKELVVPRLLMYVWRTRFNDSASLQDNSLKRRTDRAGGDLGFLPGMRWGSQPRSAFSAWMLKDQAHLKF; encoded by the exons aacccagagaggatcgctggccctcctgcgcatgcgcagtcagtgccaagtggtccgctggttgggagctccatatccgagccggggatcgggcccaaaggcttctcaactacgtcgcccg cttctcctggtggagtcgggaaaagggagcgtcactgctaagcgaggttctgtctcccccctccatgtttctgcctcag ctccccgcagcatccacctgtggcaacttggccaaaagaaggcaagaaagctctttcccctcgccagcaccagcgtggctttggagtcagtggaggctgagagaaagagccccgccctgaggtttgaggggcctccagccacagccagaggagcgggggttttcagagtggcccagcagggaaaccag gtcactgaagggactgtgctgggcatcttggtggtcagggacatgggaacacctctaaactctgaagaaggacagagagactcttcctggaagcaaggattccagggagacaccttgcccagaactgggggactgtgtcctgagcagacccctgggaggcaatgtggggctgtggggtcctcttctgagaagggagcag gagaacctggagaccatgcctgcaaggaccaccctcatgggatggccaaggagctcgtggtacccag gctgcttatgtacgtttggaggaccaggttcaatgactcagcatccctccaggacaatagcctcaagagaagaacagacagagcaggaggagatctggggtttctcccaggaatgag gtggggttcccaaccccgctcagccttctctgcatggatgctgaaggaccaggcccacctgaagttctga